A window of Plasmodium relictum strain SGS1 genome assembly, organelle: plastid:apicoplast genomic DNA:
TAATATATTAAAATATAATATAGTAAATAATTCTTTTTTTATATATTTATTATTTAATAATATTATATAATATTTTAAATTATATAATATTTCTAATATAAATAAATAATAAATATTAGATATTATATAATTATTTTTTTTTATATTAGGATATAATAAATAAATCATTTACAATAAATATTTTATTCTAGTTATATTAAATATACCTAATTTATAAATATTAATTAAATTATATATATTTAAATAAAAATATAAAAATAATATATCATTATTATTATATTTTAATATTAATATATTATTATTTTTTTTATTTTTTAATAATATACCTTTAAAATTATAAATTTGTAATTTTTTATTTATATATTCATAAAAATTTAATTTAATTAAAAAAATATTATTTAAAATTATATTATTAATATTTTTATTTTTAAATAATTTTTTACTATTATTTTTATAATAATATTTTATTATATTTATTTTCATATTTAAAAAATTTTTTATTAAAATTAAATAATATTAAAATATATTAATTTTTTTAAAATTAATATATATTTTTTATATAAAATATAACTTATTTTTATCATTTTTTTATTATATTTTATTATTTTTTTATATTTATTAATATATAAATAATTATTATATCTATTATTTAATAATATCATTATTTTTTTTTAACTAAATATATCTTTTAATTTTAAAGAAAATAATAAAGGAATTTCTAAATTAAATTCAAAAGGTAATTTATTATAAATATCAGAACAAAATCCTATAACTAACAAAGAAATAGATTCTGAAATATTTAATCCACGTTGCATTAATAAAAATAAATATATAATTTCTATTTTAGAAATAAATGCTTCTTGTTTAATAATACTTGTATTATTATAATTTTTTATATAAGGAATAGTTACTGTTAAAGAATTATTACCAAAT
This region includes:
- the ORF101 gene encoding hypothetical protein translates to MKINIIKYYYKNNSKKLFKNKNINNIILNNIFLIKLNFYEYINKKLQIYNFKGILLKNKKNNNILILKYNNNDILFLYFYLNIYNLINIYKLGIFNITRIKYLL
- the ORF51 gene encoding hypothetical protein, which produces MILLNNRYNNYLYINKYKKIIKYNKKMIKISYILYKKYILILKKLIYFNII